A genomic segment from Triticum dicoccoides isolate Atlit2015 ecotype Zavitan chromosome 1A, WEW_v2.0, whole genome shotgun sequence encodes:
- the LOC119268641 gene encoding protein NPGR2-like, with translation MEGRKERGRLRNFVRRMAMECLCSGEQLKGADDTIWSSDSTFTKDFSASGYSSRNGEVEQYLDNGNIEEAELSLREGVCLNYEEARALLGRLEYQRGHVEAALRVFDGIDISSLVPKMKISIARKAHRRKTRSQWDAPPMPLHAVSLLMEAIYLKARALHDLGKFKDAAQECRMILDIVEAAVPEGLPAGFGKGCKLNEIICKAVEFLPELWKLAGFSLEAISEYRRSLLNNWNLDGETIAKIQKEFAVFLLYSGCEARPPNLHSQLDGSFVPRNNMEEATLLLMILLRKFNLRRVERDPTVMHHLTFALSMSGQLKPLAVQFEELLPGLLDKREWSYNVALCYLAEKDDSTALNLLKRILKIGQDSDNLKELLLASKVCVEKGAHAEGAAYARRAITNIQGGCKQLAGVADLLLGVSLSNQARYAISDTERASWQCEALEVLGSAEKNMHGQDCRIMYNLSLENAEQRKLDAAVFYAKKLVKLEAGSELRNWLLLARILSAQKLFTDAETVVDAALDQTGKWNQGYLLRTKARIQAAQGQLRDAVGTYTQLLALIQLRTKGFGAGISLAKGGEDDKSLETETWYDLALLYLGMSQWRDAEVCVSKIRATNCYSAFAWHATGKLCEAKDLPKEALGAYFRALDFDSKHVPSLISTATILRQLGDRPLPSVRCFLTDALQLDRTNHMAWFNLGLLYKEEGGRSAAEAAECFQAAALLEETAPVEPFR, from the exons ATGGAGggtaggaaagaaagggggagattAAGGAATTTTGTCCGGCGCATGGCAATGGAGTGCCTTTGCTCTGGAGAGCAGCTGAAAGGGGCAGATGACACCATCTGGTCATCGGACTCTACGTTTACCAAAGATTTCTCAGCAAGTGGGTACTCTTCCAGGAATGGAGAGGTTGAGCAATACCTTGATAATGGCAACATCGAGGAAGCTGAGTTGTCACTGCGGGAGGGCGTGTGCCTTAACTATGAG GAAGCAAGGGCATTGCTAGGAAGGCTAGAGTACCAACGAGGACATGTAGAAGCAGCACTTCGTGTGTTTGATGGGATAGACATATCTTCGTTAGTTCCTAAGATGAAAATCTCAATTGCTAGAAAAGCACATCGCCGGAAGACTCGTTCACAATGGGATGCTCCACCAATGCCCTTGCATGCTGTGAGCCTACTTATGGAGGCCATATATCTCAAAGCAAGAGCACTTCATGATCTCGGAAAGTTCAAAG ATGCTGCACAAGAGTGCAGAATGATATTGGATATTGTGGAAGCAGCAGTACCTGAAGGCTTACCAGCAGGCTTTGGAAAAGGTTGTAAATTGAACGAAATAATATGCAAGGCCGTAGAGTTTCTCCCTGAGTTATGGAAATTAGCAGGGTTTTCGCTTGAAGCCATTTCTGAATATAGGAGGTCTCTTCTCAATAATTGGAATCTTGATGGAGAGACCATAGCTAAAATACAAAAGGAATTTGCTGTTTTTCTTCTGTACAGTGGCTGTGAAGCCCGCCCTCCAAATCTCCATTCTCAGTTGGATGGTTCATTTGTACCACGCAACAATATGGAAGAGGCTACACTCCTTTTAATGATTCTATTGAGGAAGTTTAATCTGAGGAGGGTTGAGCGGGATCCCACTGTGATGCATCACCTTACTTTTGCGCTGTCCATGTCAGGGCAACTAAAACCACTGGCTGTACAATTTGAAGAACTGTTACCTGGTCTGCTAGACAAAAGAGAATGGTCATACAATGTTGCATTGTGTTACCTGGCAGAAAAAGATGATTCTACTGCCCTGAATCTACTCAAAAGGATACTGAAGATTGGACAGGATTCTGACAACCTCAAAGAACTTCTCCTAGCTTCAAAAGTTTGCGTTGAGAAGGGTGCTCATGCTGAAGGCGCTGCCTATGCACGGAGGGCTATAACTAATATACAAGGAGGATGCAAACAATTGGCGGGTGTTGCAGATCTTTTGCTTGGTGTTTCCCTTTCTAATCAAGCTAGATATGCTATATCTGATACCGAGCGAGCTTCTTGGCAGTGTGAAGCACTCGAAGTACTTGGCAGTGCCGAAAAAAACATGCATGGGCAAGATTGTAGGATAATGTACAATCTGAGCCTTGAAAATGCTGAGCAAAGGAAGTTAGACGCAGCAGTATTTTATGCAAAAAAACTGGTGAAGTTAGAGGCTGGATCAGAGTTGAGGAATTGGCTTCTTTTAGCTCGAATACTGAGTGCACAAAAACTGTTTACTGATGCTGAAACCGTTGTTGATGCTGCTCTTGATCAGACTGGGAAATGGAATCAAGGATATTTGTTGCGAACCAAAGCCAGAATTCAGGCTGCACAGGGGCAATTGAGGGATGCGGTTGGGACATATACTCAACTTCTTGCTTTAATTCAACTTAGAACAAAAGGTTTTGGAGCTGGGATCTCACTGGCAAAG GGTGGCGAAGATGATAAAAGCCTGGAAACAGAGACCTGGTATGATCTAGCTCTCTTGTACCTAGGCATGTCACAGTGGAGGGATGCAGAAGTTTGTGTATCAAAGATAAGAGCAACTAATTGTTATTCTGCCTTCGCTTGGCATGCTACAG GAAAACTATGCGAAGCGAAAGATCTTCCAAAAGAAGCTTTGGGGGCTTATTTTCGAGCATTAGACTTTGATAGTAAACATGTTCCAAGTTTGATATCGACTGCTACTATTCTACGACAACTTGGGGACAGGCCATTGCCTTCTGTACGGTGCTTCCTGACTGATGCACTGCAGCTTGATAGAACAAATCATATGGCATGGTTTAATCTTGGCCTACTCTACAAAGAGGAAGGTGGCAGGTCAGCAGCTGAGGCTGCTGAATGTTTCCAAGCTGCTGCACTTCTTGAGGAAACAGCACCTGTAGAACCTTTCAGATGA